Proteins encoded in a region of the Paenibacillus wynnii genome:
- a CDS encoding phytoene desaturase family protein, whose product MKSKAVIIGAGFGGLSCAVTLASKGWDVTVLERQHHPGGKLQRIVSGGYSFDRGPSTITMPHVFRTLYEMAGVSMEDYVQLYELEPRTRNIFSDGIRVDLSRNTEFMRDQIAAYSISDAARYTDFMTESAVLYRLSEKQFLNRLMLSWRDKISPTLVRDLLRVRPFLSLHSLLSRYFSHPHTLAMFGRYATYVGSSPYTSPSIFAMLGHLESEEGVYGVQGGTYKLVEGLVTLAKQLDVQIITDTQVNEISVVNGSVQGVDTAKGFYPAKTVIAGGDVLSINRMLLPEHLRPGMSDRHIAQYEPSLSGFVTLAGVPQQYDALLHHTVFFPEQYEAEFTDIFERKRSPQHPAIYICHSGYSEPDMAPKGGSNLFILANAPYINDSCDWRKESNSYGRNISSTLAGYGITGINKADVMQHYTPQDIAEDTLSHKGAIYGISSNSVRQTFFRPGNRSKDVKGLWYVGGTTHPGGGTPVVSLSGRLVGEYIASHT is encoded by the coding sequence ATGAAATCAAAGGCTGTTATTATCGGAGCAGGGTTTGGCGGATTGTCTTGTGCAGTTACTCTTGCGTCAAAAGGGTGGGATGTTACGGTGCTGGAACGCCAGCATCACCCTGGGGGTAAGCTTCAACGTATTGTATCCGGCGGTTATTCTTTTGACCGGGGACCCAGTACGATTACCATGCCCCATGTTTTCCGTACACTTTATGAGATGGCCGGTGTCTCTATGGAGGATTATGTCCAGCTTTATGAGCTGGAGCCTCGGACACGTAATATTTTCTCTGACGGCATCCGCGTCGATTTGTCCCGAAACACTGAATTTATGAGAGATCAAATCGCCGCCTACAGCATTTCCGATGCCGCCCGATATACGGACTTCATGACAGAATCCGCTGTACTGTATCGCCTAAGCGAGAAACAATTCCTGAATAGACTTATGCTCTCCTGGCGTGACAAGATTTCACCAACTCTCGTACGTGATCTCCTTCGCGTACGACCATTCCTCAGCCTGCACTCCCTCCTGTCACGTTATTTCAGTCACCCTCACACCCTTGCTATGTTTGGACGTTATGCGACCTATGTGGGATCCTCCCCCTATACTTCTCCTTCTATATTTGCCATGCTTGGCCACTTGGAGAGCGAAGAGGGGGTATATGGTGTTCAAGGCGGTACATACAAACTGGTGGAGGGGCTTGTGACTCTGGCTAAACAACTGGATGTGCAGATTATAACGGACACCCAGGTAAACGAGATCTCCGTTGTGAACGGGTCGGTACAGGGGGTGGATACGGCAAAAGGGTTCTATCCGGCTAAAACGGTTATTGCCGGAGGTGATGTGCTTAGCATTAACCGGATGCTGCTACCCGAACATCTTCGTCCCGGCATGAGCGATCGCCATATTGCCCAATATGAGCCGTCCCTATCCGGTTTTGTTACACTCGCAGGTGTTCCGCAACAGTATGATGCGCTCCTGCATCATACTGTTTTTTTCCCGGAGCAGTATGAAGCTGAATTCACAGATATTTTTGAACGGAAGCGATCTCCGCAGCATCCCGCCATTTACATCTGCCATTCGGGGTACTCGGAGCCCGATATGGCTCCGAAGGGTGGAAGTAACTTATTCATTTTAGCTAACGCGCCGTATATCAATGACAGCTGCGATTGGCGTAAAGAATCCAATTCTTATGGACGCAACATCTCCTCAACACTTGCAGGATATGGAATTACGGGTATAAATAAAGCCGATGTCATGCAGCATTACACGCCGCAGGACATCGCAGAGGATACCCTTTCACATAAGGGAGCTATTTATGGAATTTCCTCGAACTCGGTTAGGCAGACATTTTTCAGACCCGGCAACCGTTCCAAAGATGTAAAAGGGCTTTGGTATGTGGGTGGCACTACACATCCCGGAGGAGGGACGCCTGTCGTATCTCTATCGGGAAGACTTGTAGGAGAGTATATTGCAAGTCATACTTAA
- the fni gene encoding type 2 isopentenyl-diphosphate Delta-isomerase codes for MSLLPSSRTGERKIEHVRLCLNEEVGGSGITTGFEHYRFRHNALPELNFEDISLRTVFLERQLRTPFLISSMTGGSAATGAINARLAEAAERRGWALGVGSVRAAVERSELAFSFHVRDKAPGIPIIANIGAVQLSYGFGIEECRRAVEIAGADFLVLHLNGLQEVFQPEGNTGFAALLPQIERVCRMLEVPVGIKEVGWGIDGDTAARLYNAGVAFIDVAGAGGTSWSQVEKFRNSDPIRRAAAEAFADWGIPTADCITEVRTALPQVALIGSGGLKNGVDAAKALALGADLAGFGRSLLGPAVESEEALDRALAQVELELRTAMFGIGASDFKALRGTPRLIRR; via the coding sequence ATGTCCCTGCTTCCGTCATCGAGAACGGGAGAACGGAAAATCGAGCATGTCCGACTGTGCCTGAACGAGGAAGTGGGGGGGAGCGGCATTACGACCGGGTTTGAACACTATCGATTTCGGCATAATGCTCTCCCTGAGCTTAATTTCGAGGACATTTCACTGCGTACTGTTTTTCTGGAACGCCAGTTGCGTACCCCATTCCTGATCAGTTCCATGACGGGAGGAAGTGCAGCTACTGGTGCGATAAATGCCAGACTGGCGGAGGCTGCGGAGCGCCGCGGCTGGGCACTGGGAGTAGGCTCAGTCCGAGCCGCGGTGGAGCGTTCGGAGCTGGCTTTCTCCTTCCATGTTCGTGACAAGGCACCCGGGATTCCGATCATTGCCAATATCGGAGCTGTGCAGTTGTCTTACGGATTCGGGATAGAAGAATGCCGCCGTGCTGTGGAGATTGCCGGAGCGGACTTTTTGGTCCTTCACCTAAACGGACTTCAGGAAGTATTCCAACCGGAAGGTAACACTGGATTTGCTGCTCTGCTGCCGCAGATTGAGAGGGTATGCCGGATGCTTGAAGTCCCTGTCGGCATCAAAGAGGTTGGCTGGGGAATTGACGGTGATACTGCAGCCCGTTTGTATAATGCAGGAGTAGCCTTTATCGATGTGGCGGGAGCGGGCGGAACCTCGTGGAGCCAAGTTGAGAAGTTCCGCAACTCGGACCCTATCCGCCGTGCTGCTGCTGAAGCTTTCGCGGATTGGGGTATCCCTACCGCTGATTGCATCACTGAGGTTAGAACGGCTTTGCCACAGGTTGCTCTCATTGGCAGCGGCGGATTAAAGAACGGCGTTGACGCCGCGAAGGCGTTAGCCCTCGGAGCAGATTTGGCCGGCTTCGGGCGAAGTCTGCTCGGTCCGGCTGTTGAATCGGAAGAGGCACTCGATCGTGCGTTGGCTCAAGTCGAGCTTGAACTGCGGACAGCTATGTTCGGCATCGGGGCTTCTGATTTCAAGGCTTTGCGGGGGACTCCGCGATTGATTCGACGTTA
- a CDS encoding glycosyltransferase — translation MQTNPPIPASSANQGTTPYLSVLIPARDEANNIVPCLSSVLACSSEGWDFEVLVLDDRSNDQTGELASATGDHRVHVLAGRELPQGWLGKSHACAQLAQAAKGQWLLFLDADIRLRPKALAAALITAADQQSGLVTGFPCQQTGTWLEKLIVPLMNFSILCHLPIPLVRDSLDSRFVAAHGGFMLIHRDSYTRCGGHVGIRSELVDDMALARAVKRSGDPVSLVNIVDHTVMRMYHNAGEVWNGYRKNIYDGLGRRPLLLLSLLIIYSMLYVLPLTLFISASLTGQGTAAAWAMFAVLVGIGIKRISDASGKQEVWLCVLIPASIICLIAIAISSWWGSLPGQGYEWKGRHYR, via the coding sequence GTGCAGACGAATCCGCCGATTCCTGCAAGTTCTGCTAACCAAGGAACAACTCCATATTTGTCAGTGCTGATTCCAGCACGGGATGAGGCCAATAATATTGTCCCATGTCTCTCCTCTGTGCTGGCTTGCAGCAGTGAGGGATGGGACTTCGAGGTTCTGGTTCTGGATGATCGCTCCAATGATCAGACTGGAGAACTTGCATCCGCCACCGGTGATCACCGTGTCCATGTACTGGCTGGCCGAGAGCTGCCGCAGGGCTGGTTGGGGAAGTCCCATGCTTGTGCCCAACTGGCGCAAGCAGCCAAAGGTCAATGGCTACTATTCCTGGATGCCGATATCCGACTTCGGCCGAAGGCACTTGCGGCAGCGTTAATTACTGCTGCTGATCAGCAAAGCGGGTTGGTTACCGGTTTCCCCTGCCAGCAGACTGGAACTTGGCTTGAGAAGCTGATTGTACCTTTAATGAACTTCTCTATTCTCTGTCATTTGCCCATTCCTTTGGTTCGGGATAGCTTGGATTCCCGTTTTGTTGCCGCACACGGAGGGTTTATGCTGATTCATCGGGATAGCTATACCCGCTGCGGAGGCCATGTTGGCATTCGTTCCGAGCTGGTGGATGATATGGCCTTGGCTCGTGCAGTTAAACGTTCGGGAGACCCAGTGTCCCTAGTGAATATAGTGGATCATACAGTAATGAGAATGTATCATAACGCAGGAGAAGTCTGGAATGGCTATCGTAAGAACATTTATGACGGGCTGGGGCGGCGTCCCCTATTGCTGTTATCTTTATTAATTATCTATTCAATGTTATATGTACTTCCCTTGACGCTATTCATTTCCGCCTCTCTTACGGGTCAGGGGACAGCGGCGGCTTGGGCTATGTTTGCTGTCTTAGTTGGCATAGGTATCAAACGTATCAGTGACGCGTCTGGTAAACAGGAGGTCTGGTTATGTGTTCTGATCCCTGCAAGCATAATCTGCCTAATCGCAATAGCCATTAGTTCTTGGTGGGGCAGTCTTCCGGGACAAGGCTATGAATGGAAAGGGAGGCATTACCGATGA